GGACCCTGAAATTCTGTACCGTAAGTCTGCTTTAAAGCAGATACTCCAAAGTTAAGTCCAGACCCAAAGACAACATTGGCATGGGAGGGATTCTCAAGATGTGAAGAGATAAGATACCCGGAGGGAAGAAAATGAAATCGTAATATGACAACATTACCATTCATTTTATAAGTTTCAACGAGATTTCCGCCTGCGGAAGAAACCACGACGAGTCCAGGACGAATTTGGGCGTTATCCCAGACAATACTTTCAGGAAGAACAGGAACGAGCGTGCCACTGTCCCTGGAAAACAAACCCATTCCCGCATAGCCTTTTTCTGTATCAAGCAACGAGAGATACTTGTGATTCGAAGAATGATGATAATGAAGAAGGGTCCATTGATAGATTTGCCCGGTCCTCATTGAAACAGACCATCGGACATCCTTGTTTTGGATAGAAAGGGACTGGTCGTAAGTATCATTTACCATAGGCACGGAAAGAGCGGAGATTGCCTGTTTCGGAGTCGTAGAAGGTTTTTGTCGGTTCTGCGGACCCCAGAAGTAGTAGATGATCAGATTGAAGGAAATCACAATCAGAGCGATCGGAAGAAGACGCTTCCACATAATCTCTCAGACCTTTCAGGATATTGGGAAAGAAATTAAAAAATCATGGAGGATCGAGTCCACCCGGGTGAAAAGGGTGGCATTTTAAAATCCGCTTGACTGAACGGAAAAAAGCGCGATGAAATGGATAATTCAAAAAAGAGATCCGGACATACTCAGAGCAGGTAGGCGTAAAGCGGCAGGATGGGGGAAGGAAAGGAGATATCCATCGCTGATAGGACCTGACTAATGAGGCGACCGGATTTCCCACGCACTTGCCTTTAAAAATCCTTCACGAATATAACGTTTGAGATTTTCAAATTCTGAATTTTTCGCTGAAAGCCGACCCATAATTATCCAGAGACCTGAATTTGGCTTGGCGGCCAATCGAACGGCTTCCCTCAAACGTCGTCGAATTCGGTTTCTGTCATGGGCTTTGCCAAGCTTGCGGCCAACCAGAAAGGATACTTTCAAATCATTACTTGGTTGGTAAAAAATCACACAGACTGGCAATGTAACTTTTTGCGCCGGACGAGATATCAGAGATTGAATCTGTCTCTTGGTAAGAGGAACCCATTTCAAAATTAAAAACCGACCTCTTATACAGTCAGACGATGACGGCCTTTCGCTCGGCGTCTTTTAATGACTGCCCTGCCCTGAGGAGTCGACATTCTCTTGAGAAACCCGTGGGTACGCTTGCGTCTGAGATTGCTCGGCTTAAACGTTAAAGACATCATCAACTCCAAAATTTATCAAATTTATTTCTCAAATGACATAAAAAACAAAAAAAATTGCCTCTAAAAAGTTGAAGAGAAAGAATCAACTATTCTGAAACAACATGCACTTTTGTAGTACACTTGATCCCCGACCCAAGACGGACTTCAATTTCGAATGTCCCAATCTCTCGAAGGGGAATTTCAAGATGTATTTGTTTGCGATCGAGAACAATGCCCGCGCGGCCAAACGCCTCTGAAATATCGTGCGCTGTCACCGATCCAAACAATTTCTGACCTGAACCAACCTTGACCGGAATATTCAATTCTGTCGACGAAATCCGGCTTGCAAGTTCTTCCATGTCTCGTTGATGGCGTTCCGCCCGTTCCCGTGCGTGTTTCTTCTGAATTTCAACCAGAGCAATATTCTTGCTGTCGGCTTCGATACCTTTTTTAAGCGGGATCAGATAATTTCTTGCAAATCCGCGTGAAACCTGAACGAGATCTCCTGCAGATCCTAGCTTTTCAACATTTTCCCTTAAAATGACTGCTACCTTACTCATGGAGCCTCCTTTTGCATAACCTGCGGAGATTACCAGATCTTAAAAATCCAGTCAACTTTTATGGAGAGCCCAAAAACCGAAATTGAATTTGCGTGCGACCCTCACAGGAAGGGTGAAGAGAGGAAATCCAGATTTTTCGAACGGGATTTTCTTCCTGACCCCCTGATCGTCTCCGGATGGGGGGTGAAATTCTTCCTCCCTCCCGCCTTTGAACAGTGCTAAGGCGCTCTCTGCACGCAAGCCTCCTGTCTTTTGTGTGATCGGGTCTTTCTCGTCGAAAACAGAGCCGCCACTTCCGTCATGTGACGCGTTGCTGGCACATCAGCCGACAGCTTCGTTCCCGAAGCGCTTGAAAGAAGGGCAGGAGATCGTCCGCCACCTTCAGAAGAAGCGCTCCCGCATGACGCACCACCTTTCCGACCACCTGGTAGACCTGCCAGCGCAACGTCTGGATCTGGGCGCGATCAAACGCCTCGGAGAGGATGTGTCCCCGAAACAGAAGAAAGAGGTTGCAGGCCAGGACGCCAATTCTGAAAAAGAGAGCCTTGGCTTTCGTCTCCCCGCTCGGCATCCGCTCCATCCCGAACCCGATCTTCAGCTCCTTGATCCGGTTTTCGGAGTCCTCTCCCCGCTGGTTGTAGCAGTCCACCACCCATTCGGGGATCTCTTTGTGATTCGTCGCCAGCACCTTGTACCGGGTCTCGAAGGAGGGAGGCTCCGTCGGAAGACCCGGAAGAGAGCCCTGGACCCGCTTCCTCACCACGATCAGCCGGAAGGCATTGTGCGTTTTGTTCATGGTGTGCACCGTCTCCGCGATGTGGCCGTCCCGGTAAGGGCGCCAGGCGGTGTCGGGAA
The sequence above is a segment of the Leptospirillum ferriphilum genome. Coding sequences within it:
- a CDS encoding ribonuclease P protein component yields the protein MKWVPLTKRQIQSLISRPAQKVTLPVCVIFYQPSNDLKVSFLVGRKLGKAHDRNRIRRRLREAVRLAAKPNSGLWIIMGRLSAKNSEFENLKRYIREGFLKASAWEIRSPH
- the rpmH gene encoding 50S ribosomal protein L34; the protein is MSLTFKPSNLRRKRTHGFLKRMSTPQGRAVIKRRRAKGRHRLTV
- the yidD gene encoding membrane protein insertion efficiency factor YidD encodes the protein MGNPVASLVRSYQRWISPFLPPSCRFTPTCSEYVRISFLNYPFHRAFFRSVKRILKCHPFHPGGLDPP
- the rplI gene encoding 50S ribosomal protein L9, with product MSKVAVILRENVEKLGSAGDLVQVSRGFARNYLIPLKKGIEADSKNIALVEIQKKHARERAERHQRDMEELASRISSTELNIPVKVGSGQKLFGSVTAHDISEAFGRAGIVLDRKQIHLEIPLREIGTFEIEVRLGSGIKCTTKVHVVSE